The window GACCACGCGGTGGGCAACATCGGCTTTTGCCTCGGCCCAACTAATGTTTGGCGACTCAAATCCCTCTTGCCAGGCGGCAAGTGCATTCGTCGATCGATAAAATATGCAGATCGCGCAGACGAATAGAGTCACAGCGACCTGAACTGTGCGACAGCCAAGAAATTGGCCGGGGCCAAATCGGTGCCGGAGAATATCGAGTTGGCGCTCCATCGCGCAACTTCCAATGGGAAGTTTTCCTGAGGCTGTGTAGACGAACTTTTCGCGTAAGGCCATGAAGCAATTCTGCATCGTACAGTCGCATCGGCCGGAATTGATGCAACTTGGCCTTGTATCAAGATTTACAACTCGACGCCAGATCGGCCGTTGCATCGTGGCAGCATTGAACCAAATTTGCGTCAAAGCATGGAAAATTGCGTAACTTTTGATTATTTATAAACTTAGAGCAATCGATTGCAGTCCGCGGAACGATCGGCACAGCCCCTGCTCTAAGAACCACTGCTTATCTGCAATTCCTCACTTCTAAGGCTTGAACCATCGATGAATCCCACCAGCCGCTTCGACCAACTTCCGGCCGATGAACTTCCGGCCGATGTCATCGCCCTTTGCAAAGGCATCGACTTACTACCATCGCAGCATCGCGGCCAGCTTGGCCCGGCCATTGAACGAGTGATTGAAAGCACCAAACGTCGCCGTCGCATTCTAAACCTGGTGCAAGACGCGCTCAGCCAATTGCGACTGGACATGAAATACCTGATGTTCGACTTAGAGGCCACCCGCCGAGAACGCGATGAATTTCGCAAGCAATTGGACGGAATTTGAGCGTGAGCGGGGGGCATTTCAGCGACGCAAAACAGCATCGAGAGCCGCCGCGGAATCGCGATTCGGCCCAATGGCCGTCGAATTCACCGCTCATTGCAGCCATCCTTCCAGCGGGATACGATATTTAAAGCAGTCCGCCGGGTCCATCGGACCGCAGTTTGCCGTCGACCAACCTTTCCAGGCTAACCCGTTGCGAAAACACGTCAGGCGTATTCGCTCGACCTACTGAATTGGGGAAAACCAGCCTTGCCAGCCATGTCGGAATGGACCTCGGAACAAATCGCTCAAGCCGCGCTCGACCGCGACCTTGTCACCCAGCGCCAACTCAGCGACGTCTGGAATGAATTGGGAACAGGTCACGACGTCGATCCCGAGCAATTCAAGCAGTGTCTGCTGCGCCGCGAACTGCTCACCAATTACCAACTCGAAAAGCTGCTCAAAGGGGACCGCGGGGGATACTACTACGGCGATTATAAAGTGCTGTATCTCGTCGGCCGCGGCACGTTTGCTCGGGTCTATCGCGCCACCCATCGCCACACGGGCCAGATGCGGGCGATTAAGGTGTTGCGTAGCCAGTTCTTCAAGGAAAAAAAGGATCGCGACAATTTCATGCGTGAAGGCGAAATGGGCAAGGCCCTCCGCCATCCAAACATCGTCAGTCTGCTGGAAGCGGTCGAGTTGCCGCACTGCTGTTATCTGGTGATGGAATTCATCGAAGGCCAGAACCTGCGCGAATTTCTCAAGCGCCGCGGGCACTTCGATCCGATCGAGGCCACGCGGATCGCGATCGATATTTGTCGCGGTCTCGATTACGCCTTTCAGCGCGGCGTGACTCACCGCGACTTGAAGTCCTCCAACGTGCTCGTCTCCAGCCTCGGCCAAGCGAAACTGGTGGATTTCGGCCTGGCGGGCTTCGACGAAGACGAAAAATCGGAAAACGCGCGAACCATCGACTATGCCGCGCTCGAACGCGCCACTGGTGTGCGCAAAGACGACACCCGCAGCGACATTTTCTTCCTCGGCTGCATTTATTACCAAATGCTCTGCGGCCGAACCGCGCTCGAGGAAACTCGCGACCGATCGGTCCGCTTGAGCCGCACGCGACTGGAATCGATCGTTCCCATTACGGAGCTGAAGCCCTATTTGCCTGCCGAGATTGTCGCGGTCGTCAATAAGGCGATCAAGCTCGATCCGGAATCGCGCCATCAAACTCCTTCCGAAATGCTGGGAGAATTGCTGGCCATCGCTTCCCATGCGCCGGCGCCAGGCCGCAACGGCGAGGACCAGAAAGCATCGGCAGCGCCCGCCAAGCAGCGGACGCTGCTAATTATCGAGCAAAATCCGCAATTGCTCGAAAACCTTCGCAGTCAATTTAAGCACAAGGGCTATCGTGTGCTGGCAAGCGCCGATCCCCAACGTCCGGCCGGACTGTTTACGGACACGAACCGTCCGGCCGATTGCGTGCTGTTCAGTGCATCCAGCCTCGGCGAAGAGTCGCTGGAAGCCTTTAACGCGTTCGCGGAACTGCCGCAAACCAAGTCGGTGCCAGCCGTGTTGTTGCTCGGTCCAAAGCAGCAAGGCTGGACCAGTCGCGCGAAAACCGACGACATTCGCGCCATCGCCACAGCGCCGATCAAGATGAAAGAACTTCTCGCGCTGTTTGATAAGCTCTCCGGCAGTACGTAGTCGAGCTTCACGCGCAATTGCTTGGCCGATCGGTTCGGCGAGGTTTCGTCTGGCGACAAAACACGCTCGCGTCGATGCCATCGTCTCGGCGCAACCTCTGTTGGTACAGATGTTTACATCACTAACTGAAAATATTCTCTCCTGATCTGAATTTTCTGGTTGACTTGCGTCTCGATCTTTGTATGATCGCTAGTACAGTAAACAACTGAATGGTATTTGTGAGAGCCGCTGAGTCGAGCGGTATCAGATCGAAGCCCGTCACCGGACGCATCCGGCGACGGGCTTTTTTCGTTGCTGCTCCCGCGAAATATCCCGTTTCCGCCACCAACCCTCCTCAACAGGAAATTCTCCATGTCCGTCCAAATCTCACCCCTCGTTCATGTTCCGTCGTTGCGCGAACTGCTCGAACTGGTTGCCATGTTGCGCGACTTTCGCCAGCCGCTCGGTTCGTCCGAAGGACTGCGTAGCGCGATCGACATGCTGCTCAAGCTCGGCCAGGCGCTCGGCGTCGATCCGACCTTACTCGCCAGGCTGCGTTCGCTGTCTGAAGATCCGCATCTCTTCGAACTTGCGCTCGCCGTGCTGCGCTATGCGTTGAGCTTCAGGAATCCAACGTCGCAATCGACCATTTCGCTCGAGTCGTCAAGCGATACGAATCAGGCGGAATTTTCCTCGCAATCACTTGGCTTCGCGGAATGGTTCACATTGCTCATGCAACTCTTCGAACTGTTGCGACGTTTGCGAAAGGACGCGTAGTTCGCACTCTCCTCGCCGATCTACCCCGCGGCAATGGATCTGTTTGACTGTCGATCGCCGTTTCCTGGCTCCTGAACCCTGAACCCTCATCTCTCCCATGCCACACCTCCCACCGTTTCGTATTGAATCTACCTTCACCACGCTGGCCGAAACCATCGACTGGGGGCTGCTTGCCTACCACATTCCCGATCACTGGAAGCAAACTCGCGGCAGCGGGGTGAAGGTCGCCGTGCTCGACACCGGCATCGACGAAGCCCATCCTGATCTCGTCGAAGCTCTGGACGATGCCCGCGATTTTACTCGTAGCCGCTTCGGCCCGATCGATCGCCACGGCCACGGCACGCATACCGCCGGCACGATTGGCGCGCGTCAGAATACTGTCGGCGTGGTCGGCGTTGCTCCCGATTGTCGCCTGCTCGTGGGCAAAGTGCTGGGCGATTCTGGCGCAGGGCCGACGTCGGCCGTTGCCGCCGGCATCGACTGGGCTTGCGACGCAGGGGCCAACATCCTCAGTCTGTCGCTCGGCTCGGCGCAGCCCGAACGCGAACTGCTGGCGGTCGTTGAACGCGCCGCCTCGAAGGGCAAATTCATCATCGCCGCCGCCGGCAACGACGGCCGCGACAATAGCGTGAACTATCCCGCGCGATGGCGCGACACTATCGCAGTAGCCGCCGTGAATCGCGACGGCCAAGTGACACGTTTCTCCTCGCGTGGCCCGGAGGTTGATATCGCCGCCCCGGGTGAAGACATCCTCTCCACTTGGCTGCACGGCGGCTACGCAAAACTCTCCGGCACCAGCATGGCGACGCCGTTTGTCTCTGGCGTGGTGGCGCTCGCAGTCTCTTTGCATCGCAATTTGCAGCGCCCCGAAACGCCGCTTCGCAACGTCGCCGACCTGCGCGAGCAGCTTCGACGCACCGCCACCGATGCCGGCGCCACCGGTCAAGATCCAAGCTACGGCTGGGGCCTAATCAACCCCGATGCGCTGCTGCAAGCCGAAGAGGCGACTGCACCGCCAGCGCCGCCAGCCGATGCGCCGGAAATCTCGGTGCCGGGAGTCTGGATCTGGATCCCCGGAGGCAAAGTTCGCTCTTAAAAAGCTACAACGAGAATCTAGATGGATACCACTAGGGAACGTGGTTGAAAGAGATGGCTACCGAAAGGAAATGCGCGAAAAAGACGCTCTAGCAGCATCGCGATGCAATCTCGTTCCGATTTGATCGATCCGGCTTTCAGCCCCGTTCATCGGTTTTCTCACGATTTCACAGTTCGAACAGAACTTAACATGATCATGCCGCCAATTTTTCTTATCGCCGTTGTCGCGATCGCACCGGCCGACGAAGTTCGCGCGGCGGCAGCCGACGTCGAGCGTTTGCCGCACGAAGCACAAGCCGGCGTGCGCTATCTTACGCTCTACAACATCGAACCTTCGCGGCGGATGCAAGCCTTGCGGGTTGTCAACTACACACTCAACGCGCTCAGTCGAACGCGAACCATCAGTCACGTCACGTCGATTTCGCCAACGCTTGTGCGATTCAGCGTCGCGCAATTTGCCCCGCGGCCCGACGAATTCACGGCTTGGTTCAATGCCTGGGAAAAGCTCGCGGAGAGCGACCCGTATCTTCACCTTCGGACTGAAGTTGTCGAGCAGGGGCGCGGATCGAGGGGTGAAGGGCAAGATACCGTCAACATCCATCGTTCATTCCTCGACTCACGATCCTCGCACCTCATTGTATCCACCGACGGCGGTTGGACCGATCTGGCTGCCGCCGCACGACTGCGCAGCGCCACTCACTCGATTGGCGCACTGCTGCGGGCCGATTATTTTGTCGCTACTGTCACCGCTGCGCCGCAATACTACGAATTGGCCGGCATTCCCGATAACGAAACCGACTTCGTAAAATCTCTCGGCCTGGATCGCAACGTCGTCGATCGCCTGCGAGCCAATGCCGGCGCCAATGTCATCGTCAGCGGCGTTACCAGCAAACCGCGACGCATTATTTGGTCGCAAGGTCCGCTGGGTGGCGTCTATGTCACGCTCGACGTGCAGCAAGTCGACGCCGAGCGCGATCCGCTGCGGCGACCGGTTAGCGTGGAGGGGCGAAGTTGGACGGCTGAGGAGCGAGAGAATCCAAAGACAACTCTCTCTTCCCACTCTCGTCGATCTTCGACGCTTGCCTTCCGCTTCGACGCCAGCGAGTGGTTCGCCGTCGCGCCCAACGGCCTGTGGCGAACCGCGCTATTCAACTCGGCTGGCAAACGCCAAGACGCCGTCCCCGATCGAGTCGCCAAAGACACTTCCGATCCGCACGGCGACGGGATCGTCGTGCCGATGATCTCGTGCATTCGTTGCCACCGAGAATCTGGCCTGCGTCCGTTCGCCGACGATCAAACGCGCCTGCTTGCCGGCCGGGTCGATCTATTCAGCGACGATCCGAAAATCGTCCAGCGGGCCGCCGAGTTCTACGACGAGCCGCGATTGCAACGACAGATGAATTTCGACCGCGAAACGTATGCGGCTGCCCTCGATCGAATCGCCGGTGGATTGAAACCTGACGAACTTGCCGACGATCTCGCGGCCGTCGTTCGTAACTACGCCTATTTACCCATCACGCCCGACGTTGCCGCCCGCGAAGTCGGCTTGTCGCACGAAGCCTTTCGCGCGGCGCTTGCCACGACGCAAGACCCCATCATCCTCACGCTGCTCGAAGGACGCCCCGTGCTGCGCGGCCAATGGGATTCCAGCTTCGCCGAGGCGGCGCTGGTCGCGTCAGAATACTTACCATCGAGGCACAGAGGCGCCGAGAAGACACTCCCAGAATAATTCGGCACGAGTGCCAAGGTCGACCAACCATCGATCATTCCCATCAAGAGTTCTGTTCGGCTCCGCGCCTCTGTGTCTCGGTGGTGAGAAACATGTCGTAACGTCATTTCGATTTCCTCTTATCCCAGGAGCAGTTCCCATGAAACGCAAATTGATTGTCTCGCTTGTCGCTGTTGTCTCGATTGTTTCAAACTCCACGGTTCGTGCCGCCTGCCATGGGGTGCGCGTGCGACACGTGCAACATCATCACGCGACAACAACAAAAGTCGTCGTACCGTTTGCCGTACCCGTTGCCGTCCCCGTGGCAGTTGCGTCGCCGTATTTCTACGGCTATTCGCAGTTTGCCGTTGATCCGTCCACAGCAGTGATCGATCCGCGCGCCCATGACGCCGCGGTTTCTTCGGCGTCCAGAGCGCAATCGCCGATCGCCCAACACTGCGCCACTTGCCACAGCAGCGTCTCGCCCGCCGGAGAATTGTCGCTTCAGCACGTCGAAAAGCTATCGCTCGCCGACCGCCTGGCCGCCATTCGCGCCGTGCTCAGTCGCCGCATGCCGAAAGGTGCAAAACTCGACGACGACCAACTGCGCGGCGTCGTTGAGGAATTAGCGAATTACGACTGACCTGTCGTCGCGCGCAGAGGTGCAAAGTTCGCAGAGATATTGACTGGAACCGGACATTATCGCTGCGCTCATTGCGCCTCTGCGCAAAACTTTCCTTTCACCCTCCGCGGGTTTTCATCCGCGGCAATCGACCATACCGATGAACGATCAAGCTTCAAATCCGACGAATCGCAGTGGCATGAACCCATCACGCCCCCTGCGTAAAATCACGATCCCCGCTCTCTTCCAACTCGTCGTCGAGTGCCGCGACGAGGATCAGCAGCGCAAGCTGTACGAACAATTCATTGCCGCCGGCCATAAGTGCAAAGTAATGACGCTGTGAAGGCAAATGAAGAACGATGAACAAAGCTGTCGTCGTTCGACGTTGATTGTAACCCCCAACCACTTCCTCCCGACCACTGCCCCCGGACACCTGGCCCATGCTCCACCAGATCCAACTCGCCTGCCCGCTCTGCGACTCCTTTCGCGTACAGCAAATCGCCGGCATGTTCGATGTGCCACTCGACGAAAAGCTGACCGAAGAATTTACGGTCGAAATCCCGGCGCTCGATTCATTTCCCTGGCAAATCGGCCTCATCGTTGGCCCTTCGGGCAGCGGTAAAACGACGCTCGCCAGATCATTGTTTGGCAAGCGATTCATCGAACACATTCGGTGGCCAAACGATCGTGCCGTCATCGATTGCATCGACCAAGGAATCCAGGTTTCGGGGTACAGAATTCAAGAAAACCAGCACGCGAAATCCACAGGGGATTCCAAGATGTCGATTCGCGACACGATCAACCTACTGACAGCCGTCGGCTTCAGC is drawn from Pirellulales bacterium and contains these coding sequences:
- a CDS encoding transcriptional regulator produces the protein MNPTSRFDQLPADELPADVIALCKGIDLLPSQHRGQLGPAIERVIESTKRRRRILNLVQDALSQLRLDMKYLMFDLEATRRERDEFRKQLDGI
- a CDS encoding serine/threonine protein kinase, with the protein product MSEWTSEQIAQAALDRDLVTQRQLSDVWNELGTGHDVDPEQFKQCLLRRELLTNYQLEKLLKGDRGGYYYGDYKVLYLVGRGTFARVYRATHRHTGQMRAIKVLRSQFFKEKKDRDNFMREGEMGKALRHPNIVSLLEAVELPHCCYLVMEFIEGQNLREFLKRRGHFDPIEATRIAIDICRGLDYAFQRGVTHRDLKSSNVLVSSLGQAKLVDFGLAGFDEDEKSENARTIDYAALERATGVRKDDTRSDIFFLGCIYYQMLCGRTALEETRDRSVRLSRTRLESIVPITELKPYLPAEIVAVVNKAIKLDPESRHQTPSEMLGELLAIASHAPAPGRNGEDQKASAAPAKQRTLLIIEQNPQLLENLRSQFKHKGYRVLASADPQRPAGLFTDTNRPADCVLFSASSLGEESLEAFNAFAELPQTKSVPAVLLLGPKQQGWTSRAKTDDIRAIATAPIKMKELLALFDKLSGST
- a CDS encoding S8 family peptidase, producing MPHLPPFRIESTFTTLAETIDWGLLAYHIPDHWKQTRGSGVKVAVLDTGIDEAHPDLVEALDDARDFTRSRFGPIDRHGHGTHTAGTIGARQNTVGVVGVAPDCRLLVGKVLGDSGAGPTSAVAAGIDWACDAGANILSLSLGSAQPERELLAVVERAASKGKFIIAAAGNDGRDNSVNYPARWRDTIAVAAVNRDGQVTRFSSRGPEVDIAAPGEDILSTWLHGGYAKLSGTSMATPFVSGVVALAVSLHRNLQRPETPLRNVADLREQLRRTATDAGATGQDPSYGWGLINPDALLQAEEATAPPAPPADAPEISVPGVWIWIPGGKVRS